Part of the Sphingobium lignivorans genome is shown below.
GGCGACATATTGGGTGCGCGCCGCGAACACGCCGTCATAGGCCTGCGCAACGGCCGAGTTGCTGTAGCCGGTCGTGGAGAAGTCGCCCGCGCCGCGAATATAGACTTGGAGTGCCGAACCGCCCTGCGTAATCTGCACGCCCGGTGAGAGGCGGGCGATGTCGGTGGCCTGGGAAACGCCGGCCTGCTGCAGCTTGTCGGCGGACAGCACGTCGATGGAGATGGCCGTCTTCTGTGCGCTCTCGCGCCGGAACTGCGCGGTGACCACGATTTCCTCGGTGGACGCGTCGTTCGCCCCGGCAGCCTCGTCGGGCGCCTCTTGTGCATGAAGCTGCATGGGCATCATCATCGCACACAGGACTGCGCCGGCCATCAGACGGACGACGCGGGTCTGCTGTTTCATCATTCCCCTCCAGAATCAGACTAGGTCAAGCGCTTGCCCGCTCTCGAACCGCGCCGTTTATTGTTCTAACTAACAGAACGATGTTCTTTTTAAGAGATCGTCGAGCGCTTGTCAATCGAGGCTGACGGCATGTCCTGGTCTCGCGAGCGGGGCGTGATCTTCGCGTGCCTCGGGGACGCGGAGCCTTCTTGCGGGGGGAGGAGGCGGAGCCGCGCTGGCAATGACCCGGAGGCGAGAAAGCCACTGGACAAGATCACGACTCATTTTTAGAATGACGTTCTATTTTTAGAACATCGTCGCGCCTTCCGCTGCCAGCTGGCTTCAGACGGTCTGCCTTAGGAGATGCCCATGACCACCTTTCCCGACGTTCCGGCCTTCACCGGTTTCAACACGCCCTCGCGCGTCGAAGCCAATGTCGAGGATCTCAACGTGCATGGGCAGATCCCGGCGGAAATGGATGGCGCTTTCTATCGGGTGCAACCCGAGCACCAGTTCCCGCCCAAGCTGGGTAACGACATCGCGTTCAACGGGGATGGGATGATTTCCATGTTCCGGTTCAGGAACGGCAAGGTGAACTTCACCCAGCGCTGGGCGAAGACGGACAAATGGAAGCTGGAGAACGAGGCCGGGCGGGCGCTGTTCGGCGCGTATCGCAATCCGCTGACCGACGATGAGACCGTCAAGGGGAAGATCCGCGGCACGGCGAACACCAATGCCTATATCCACGGTGGCCGGCTTTATGCGCTCAAGGAGGATTCGCCGCCGCTGGTCATGGATGCGGTAACGCTGGAGACGCAGGGCTACATCGACTTCCACGGGAAGATGAAGGGCGAGACGTTCTCGGCGCATCCCAAGACCGATCCCGCGACCGGCAATCTGTGCAGCTTCGGCTATGCCTCGAAGGGCGTGCTCACCCGCGACATGACCTATTACGAGATCAGCCCGGATGGCGAGCTGCTCTACGATGTGTGGTTCGAAACGCCTTATTATTGCATGATGCACGACTTCGCGATCACGCCCGATTATGCGCTCTTCTCGGTCATGCCGATGACCAGCAGCTGGGAACGGCTGGCGGCCGGCAAGCCGCATTTCGGTTTCGATACCTCACTGCCGACCTATCTGGCGGTCATGCCGCGCAAGCCGGGGACGACGGCGGACGACATCCGCTGGTTCAAGGGCGGCAACTGCTTCACCGCGCATGTGATGAACGCTTTCCAGGAGGGCTCGAAGATCCACCTCGACCTGCCGGTGGCGGCGAACAACATGATGCCCTTCTTCCCGGACATCAACGATGCGCCGTTCGATCCGGTGGCGGGCGCGACCTATCTGACGCGCTGGACCGTCGACATGAACCAGAATGACGAGGACTATAAGTTCGTGCGGCTTTCCGAGATGATCGGCGAGTTCCCGAAGATCGACGACCGGTTCACCGGCCAGAAGAATCGCTATGGCTGGATGGTCGTGATCGATCCGTCCCAGCCGGTCGAGATGAAGGGCGGCAGCGCCGGCGGCTGGGTGATGAACACGCTCGGTTTCGTCGATCTGGAGACCGGCGCGGACCAGAAATGGTGGTGCGGCCCGGTGTCCTCCATCCAGGAGCCCTGCTTCGTGCCACGGTCACCCGACGCGCCGGAAGGCGATGGCTGGATGGTCATGGTCTGCAACCGGCTGGAAGAGCGCGGCAGCGACCTGCTGATCTTCGAGGCGACGAATATTGCCGGCGGGCCAATCGCGACGATCAACATCCCGGTCCGCCTGCGCTTCGGCCTGCACGGTAACTGGGCCGACGCGGATCGGATCCGGCCGCTCGAACGGGCGGCCTGAACGGAAGGAAAGCGACGGACCGGGCAAGGCGACGCATTGTCCGGCCGTTGCTCGCGAAGTGATCCAGCCGACGGGCGCCGTCAGCGCTCCAGGCCGCCGCTCACGAGATCGGCCAGCGTATCGCTGGCTCTGGACCAGTCCATCTTGCTGATGTCGAAATCCATGATCGCGGCCAGACGCCCGCCATGGGCCTGTGGATAGAGATAAGTGCCGAGCACGATGGTCATCATGAGGAAGAAGCGCTCCTCGTCGATATCCGGCATCGCCCGGCGCAGCAGCGCGATCAGGCGGCCGCGCACCGGCGTGACGAGGGGACGCGTGATGCTGCGCGCTTCTTCGGAAGGGTCAGTCAGTGCGCAGCAATAGACCATGTGGCTGCGCCGCGCTTCGCCTTCGCTGCCACTGCGGCTGATAGCGGATTCGAAGAAGGCCTGGACGATGTCGCGCACGCCGGGCTTGCCCAGCTGCTCGATCCGATCGAAATTCTCGTGCTGCGCCTTGTGGATGGGGTCGAAATGGCGCTGGAACACTTCCTCGAAAAGATGGCGCTTGCTCGTCCAGTTGCGGCTCAGGGAAGCGAGGCTGGTGCCCGCCTGCGCGGCGATCGCGCGGATCGTGCAGCGGTCATAGCCGTAGCGGATGAACTGTTCGTCCGCCGCGAGCAGGAAGCGGGCCTTGCTGGACTGATCGGCGCTCCCCTCCGCCACGACCTTGCCGGAGGTCGCGCGCCGGGGCGTCCTGTCGCTCATGCCCGGTCACTCATCAGCCGTCATTCCACCATAATGTCCGTCGAGATAGATCAGCGCATCGCTGGACGGATCGAGCGCGACATAATCCACCAGACCGCGAATGACCATATGACTGCCGAACGGTTCGGCCTTGTCCACCCGGCAGACCAGGCCGGCGAGCGCGGACTCCAGCAGGGGGATGCCGCTGGCATGCGTGGTCCAGTCGCCATGGCCGAAGCGCTCCGCCGCGGGTGCGGTGACGAACGCATGGCAAGGCGCCTGATGCGCCCGGGCGAGGATGCTGACGCCGAAGAGGCCGCGCGCCAGCAGCGGCTCGCACAGCGAGGCATTGCGATTGATGGCCAGCAGCAGCGAGGGTGGCTCCATGCTCAGCGACATCAGCGCCGTCATGGCGATGCCGTAGCGCGCGCCTCCGGCATCTGCTGTCGTGACGAGTGCGACGCCGCTTGCGAGGCGCCGCATCGCGTTTCGGAAATTGGCCGCCAGCGTCTCGTCGATGCGGGCGGCCTCGCTTTGCTGGGGAGGCGCGTTCACGGGCATCAGCCGGGCAGGATGCCCGACTTCTGCATGAACTCGCGCACCTGCCCCCATTCACCGTCGCGTTGCGCGGTCATGTGGTCGCCGATGCGGGCGCGGCTCTGACTGGTGAGATAGAACATCTCGTAGAGCTCGACGCGGCTACCGAGAGCCGAGCCCGCGAAATCCCAGGCCATGCGCATGATGCGGGCGCGGTCTTCCGCCGCGATGCCGTTGGAGCCGGGCAGATATTTGCGCAGCATGTCGCCGATCTCCGGATTCTCGAACAAGGCGAGCGATGGCGTGCAAAGCAGATTGTGCGAGCCGATGGCCCGGATGATCTGGTTCACCCGCGTCATCCAGCCGGGCATCACGCAGCGCAGCACGGAGAGGTCGCGGTGCGGGAAGAAGGCGCCCGCGCCCCAGTCATGCGCGCGCTCCTCGGCGGCGATGATCGCCGAGCGGGTGAGCGAGAGATAGGCGTGGATCTCGCCGAGCTGCACCGCCACGTCCGGCGCGTTCAGGCTGTTCGTCACCTTGGCGATGCTGGAGCACAGGTCATAGGCGAATTCGAGCTTCACCATGGCGCGGATGGCCGTCTGCTGAAGCGTGTTGCCTGGCGAGACACCCTGATTGAGGATGTTGTAGACGTTGAGGTCGCCTTCGCAGAACAGGCGCTCATAGGGCACTTCGACATCGTCGAAGATCACGAAGGCATCCTGCTCGTCGAAGCGCGAGGAGAAGGGGGCGTCGGCCACGCTCGCGTTCACGCCATAATGATCGCGGCAGATTTGGATCACGCCCTTGGTGTTGACCGGGATCGAGAAGATGAGGGCATAATCCTCCGCGCCCGTGGGGATCGGCGCGGACGAGTAGACATAGATTTCGTCGGCGAGCGGCCCGAGCGTGGCGAGCACCTTGCCGCCGCGCACGATGACGCCATTCTCGTTGCGACCCACGATACGCAGGGTCAGGTCCGAGTTCATGCCGGCAAGCGGCGGGGCGCCCTTGTCGATGTTGGCATGGACGATGGTATGCGTCATCGAGAGGTCGCCCTCGATCACTTCACGATGGAAATTGCGCAGGCGCTCATAGCCTTCCGGCTTGCCCTGAGCCCAGATGTCGGCGCGCGCCGTATGGCCGGAGAGAACCACGTTCACATAATCGGGGGTGCGGCCGAGCATGCCGTTCGAATAGCGGGCGAGACGCTCCAGCCCGCGATGGCGGATCATGAGATCCTCTTTTGACTTCGGCAACATCAGGCTGACGTTCATTTTCTCGCCCGGCTTCTCCGGGTCATCGACAAGGCATTCGTCCGCATAGTCGAGTTGCCAGTCGAAATAGCCGGCCATGCCGTCGATCGAACCGGCGAGGCCGGGATCAGTGGCGACATCCACCTTGCCTTCGCCCAGCCAGACGACGCGGCCGTCATCGAGTGAAGCTTTATACTGCTTGCCATTGCGAACTGCCATGTCATCTCTCCTAAAACTGAAAACGCCTGTATTCACGATTCGCATTTGATGCAATATGGAACGTAACAACGTTCTGTTTGGAAGAACGATTCGGCGAGCGGTCGCTGCCCGCGCGCAAGCCAGGAGAGGACAGAGAATGCCGAACATCGATCAGACCCGTGCGCCGCAACACCTGCCCACCAGCACCGTCGAAGCGCTGAAGCGGCTGCTTGGCAGCGACGCGGTGCTGGATGAGGGGGCCGGCCTGGCGGAGTTCCACGATCCGTTCGAGGGGCCGGGCGCGCGCGATCACCAGCCGTCAGTCGTCGTGCAGCCGTCCAGCGTGGAGGAAGTGCAGGCCGTGCTGCGCGTTGCCGGCGAGCAGCGCTTTCATATCTGGACCTCCTCCATGGGGCGGAATTATGGCTATGGCGGGTCGGCTCCGGTGGTGAATGGCGCGGTGGTGCTCAACTTCCGGCGCATGAACCGCATTCTGGAGATCGATGCCCGGCAGGGTCATGTACTGATCGAACCCGGCGTGAGCTTCCGCCAGCTCTACGACGCATTGCGGGCGGACGACGTGCCACTGATGATGTCCGTGCCGGATCTCGGCTGGGGAAGCATCATCGGCAACGCGCTGGACCATGGCTATGGCTATGGGGTGTGGGGCGACCATGCCGGCGCGCTGTGCGGGCTGGAAGTCGTGCTGCCGGGCGGGGACCTGCTGCGCACAGGGCAGGGCGCCATCCCCGGCAGCCCGCTCTGGTCCAGCCATCGGCGCGGCTTTGGCCCTTCGCTGGACGAGCTGTTCAAGCAGAGCAATTTCGGCGTGGTGACCAAGGCGGGTCTGTGGCTGATGCCCCGCCCCGAGCAGTTCGTGATCGGCACGATCCAGTGCATGAAGACGACGGACATCGTGCCGCTGATCGAGACGCTGCGCTCACTGCTGCAGGCCGGCGTGCTGCAGGGCATTCCCATGATCGTCGGCACGCCGGGGGACGACGAGGCCGTCGAGACGGGGCAAGCGCCCTTCACGCTCGCCAATATCAAGACGGTGCTGCGGCCGGGGCGCTGGAATGTCCGGCTCGGCCTTTACGGCCATGCCGGGATGATCGCGGCGCGGCGCGCGCTTCTGGAACATGCAATCGCAGCCATCCCCGGCGCGGAGCCGGAATTGCGCACATATCCCGGTACCGCCGGTCCGGACGAAGTCGAGCCGCGCGACTATATCTCCGCCGGGATCCCGAACCAGCTGCTGTTGGAGCGCTTGCGAGGCGTGTTCGGCCAGAGCTTCGGCCATATGGATTTCTCGCCCGTGCTGCCCTGCACCGGCGAAGCCGCCCTGCGGCTCGACCGTGCCGTGCGGGAGGTTTCGGCGCGTTATGGGTTAATCGGGCCGGTCGGGATGCTGCTCAACCAGCGCAGCATGGTGGCCGCCTGCATGCTGATGTTCGACGCAGGCAATCCGGCGCGGGTCGCCGCCGCGCGCACGGCCATGGCCGAGCTGTACGGGCAGGCGGCGGAATGGGGCTGCGCGCCCTATCGCGCACATGTGGCCCTCGCCGATCAGGCGCTTGGCATCTTCGGTTATAACGATCACGCGCTGGCCAGAACCTATGGTCGGATCAAGGACGCGCTCGATCCGGCGGGGCTGCTTTCGCCCGGTAATCATGGAATCTGGCCCGGGCGCCCGGCCTCATGAAACGACAGGCGCCCACAGACTTCGACCGATCGGCCGGACTGACGCGATTGACAGGCCGAAGACCGCTCAATAAAAAGAACATCGTTCTGCTAAAAAGAACGATAAGCGGCACTGCTTGTGAGAGCAGGGTTTGCGGGTCGGCCCGGCGGCCGTCCTTATCACCCGACTGGGAGAGGATTTGCGGATGAATGAGGACGGGCGCCCTTCGATCGGCACCATGCGGCGCTACGCATGGATGAACATATTCACCGGCTTCCTGGTAGGGGCGTCGCTCTGGCTGGCGTATCGATGATGATGCCCATCATGTATGGCACGATCTCGCAGGACATGGGCTGGACGATTACCCAGACGACCAGCTTCATGGCGATCAAGTCGGCGGTGTCAGGTGTCGGTGGCCTCTTTGCCGGCGGGTTGATCGTGAAGTTCGGCCTCAAGCGCGTCTTCGTGCAATCCGTGGCGGTCATCGGCATCGCGACGCTGCTCCTCTATTTCGTCGACAGCCTGCCTGTTTATTACGCGCTGGCCTCGGTCTCCGGTTTCGCCTCGATCCTCAGTCTCATCGCCATTCAGGTGACGCTGGCGAAATGGCATTCGGCCAGCATCGGGCGCATCACCGGCGTGGCGATGCTCGGTGGCGCGGCTGCCGGCACGATCGTACCTCTGGCGACGGCTTATGGACTGCAGCATTTCGGCTGGCACGCGACTGCGGCGACCGCCGGCGTTCTGGTGCTGGCCTTTGTCCTGCTCGCGGCCATCTTTCTCTTCCGCGAAGCACCGGAAGCTTATGGCTATACTGCCGACGAACTGGATCCGGGTCCGGCTGGTGGCAGGAGCAGGATGGCCGGCGCAACGCCTGCAACCGATGCGGGCCCCGAGTTCCGCTCCATCCTGAAGACGCGCCAGTTCATCCTGCTCATCGTGGCGGCAGCACTGTCCGGCGCGATCAGCAACGGGGTGAATGAGTATATCCCGCTGTTCGTTGAGCGGCAGGCCAATCTCGGCGCCTATATGGCGGCGCTCGGCTTCACGATCGTCATCGTCATCTCGGGGCTGGGCAAGATCCTGTTCGGCTGGGTGTTCGATCGTTTCTCGACCCGGGGCGTCGCGGCTTGCTGGGCGCTGTGCGGCGTGGCTGTGCTGCTGTCCTTCCCGGTCGCCGGTTTCGCGACCTTCCTTATCTTCATGCTGGTGCGCGGCGTGTCGCATGGCGGTGTGGTGGTGCAGGCGCCGGTATTGGCTCGGCATCTTTACGGCATCAGGCCGATCGCGCAGGTCATCGCCTTCCTCAATGCCGCTTTCCATCTCGGCGCGTCGCTCGGCATCTGGGCGATCGGCATCGGCGTCGATCTGACTGGCGGCTTCGGCATTCCGTTCATCGCCGTCGCGGTGGTGGCAGCCATATGCGCGCTCATCGGTCTCGGCCTCGAACCCCGTTACTGGGCCGGCTACACCGCCCGGCGCGCGCCTGCCCATGCATGAGGGGGAACGCCTGCTGATCCTGGGCGCGGCGAGCCTCGTCGCGTCCGCGATCAGCGCCTGCTTCTCGGTAGGCGGCGGTTATGTCCTCTTTGGCGCGCTGACATGGATCATGCCGCTTCCTTCGGCGATCGCTATGCAGTCGGTCCTGTCCTTCGGGTCGCTGGTCTCCCGGTCCTTCGCTTTCTGGGCCGAGATCGACTGGCCAATCGTGCGCAGCTTCACGGCCGGCTCGCTGCTCGGCGTCGGCGCGGGGCTCTGGCTCTTCGTGCGGACGCCCGAGGGCATTCTGTCGCTGCTGCTCGGCCTGCTGCTGCTGGCGCTTGCCTGGGCGCCGGGCGTCCGTTGGGGCCTGCGACAGGGCGCGTCCTATTTCGGCGTCGGCATTCTCCATGCGGTGGTGGGCACGCTCTTCGGCCTCGGTGCGGTGCTCCAGCCGGTGCTGCTCCGCTCGAGCCTCAGCCGCACCGCCATCGTCGGCACGTTCGCGACCTGCATCATCCTGCTCGAGATACTGCGGACCGCGGGCTATGCCAGCGCCGGCTTCGCTTATGCGTCCTACTGGCCGGAAATCCTCGTCGCGACGGTGACCGGACTGGCCGGCACATGGATCGGCAAGCGCATGGTGCCGAGGATCTCGGAGCGCCATTTCCGCTTTGTCCTGCGCCTTTTCATCACCGCGCTGGGGCTGCGCTTCGTTCACAAGGCGCTTGCCTGATGATCCGCGTCGCTTCGCCGCTTCATCCCGACAGGAGAATGAGATGACAGCCGTCCTTCCCGGCACGGTCAGCCCGGCCGCCTTCGCCCGGGCGCTGGCCGGATTTCGCGCCATCGTCGGTTCGCAGGCCGTTCTCGACAGCGACGAGGACCGGCAGACCTATATCGATCCCTATGCGTTGGGCGACGGGCTCGCGCATGACTGCTCGGCCATCGTGGCGCCGGCCTCCACGGAGGAAGTGCGGGCCATCATGCGCGTCGCCAACGAATTCAGGGTACCGCTCTGGCCAGTCAGCCGGGGCAAGAATCTCGGCTACGGCGCAGCCTCACCGGCGGAGCGCGGCAATGTGATCCTCGATCTCAGCGGCATGAACCGCATCATCGAGGTGAACGAGAAGCAGGCCCATTGCTTCATCGAGCCCGGCGTCAGCTTCTTCGATCTCTATCGCCATCTTGCCGAGAAGAAGATCCCGCTGTGGATGTCCACGCCCGGCAACAGCTGGGGGAGCATCATCGGCAACGCGCTGGATCGCGGCATCGGCTACACGCCCTATGGCGACCATTGCGAGCAGATCTGCGGCATGGAAGTGGTCCTGCCGGATGGCGATCTGGTGCGCACCGGCATGGGGGCGATGGCGGGCAGCGCCGGCTGGCAGCATTATAAATATGGCTATGGCCCCGGCTGGGACCAGATGTTCTTCCAGTCCAATCTCGGCGTGGTAACGGGCGCCGGCCTATGGCTACAGCCGGAACCGGAAATGACAGCCAAGGTCGAACTGGCCTTCCCGAAGTTCGACGATGCGGAATGGGCGATCGACCTGCTGGCGGACCTGCGGCGGCGCGACGTCATCCAGCACAATATCGTGTTCGGCAGCCCCGTGCGTTCGGCCTCTGTCCTGTCCCAGCGCGCGGAATGGTATGACGGCCCCGGCGCCATTCCGGACAGCGCCTGCGAGGCGATGATCCGCAAACTCGGCATTGGCTGGTGGAATGCCAAGGTCAGTCTGTTCGGCCATGCAGCGACCGTGAAGGCGCAGGTGGAGATCATCCGCAAGCTGTTCGAGCCCCGCCTCGGCAAGGAACTGAAGTTCGAGATGTGGGAGCAGGGCGATCCGCCCGAAAAGTCGGCGCGGGGCATTCCCACGACCATCGGCCTGCAGAGCGTCAACTGGTATGGCGGGCGGGGCGGGCACCTCAGCTTCGCGCCGGTGATGCCGTCGGACGGCAAGCTGATACTGGACTATGCGCGCAAGATCAAGGCCTATTACGAGCAGGTGGGGCAGGATTATTATGCCAGCTTCACCATCGGGCGGCGGCACGTCAATAATGTGAGCCTCATCCTCTACGACCGGGACGATCCCGCGATGGTGGCGCGCGTGGACAAGCTCTACCGCCATCTCGTCACCGAGGCGGCCTCGCAGGGCTTTGGCGAATATCGCGGCCACATCTCCTACATGGATCTGGTCGCCGAGACGTTCGACTTCAACGATCATGCGCTGCGCAGGCTCAACGACAAGGTCAAGGCCTGTCTCGATCCCAACAACATCATCGCGCCGGGCCGCAACGGCATCGGGACGAGGCGCGCATGAAGAGGGAGGGCAGGATGAGCGCTTTGGCAAAAGCGGCTCGCGGCGTCGCTTCACCGTTGCTGGCGGCTGGTCTGCTCCTGGCGGCGATGAGCGGCTGTTCGGAAAAAGCGGCGGAGGCGCCGGCAAAGCCGACGGGCCCCGCCATGATGCCGCAGTCGCAGGTGGTAATGTTCGGCGCCGGGTCCTCGCAGGAGGGCGAACGGCTATATGGCGAAAAATGCGCATTTTGCCATGCCGGGCGCAACACCGGGACGATCATGCTTGGCCGTCGGCTGGATCCCGCTACCGCCGAACTGCACAAGCGCACGGACCTGCAGGCCGATTATGTGAAGGCGGTCGTCCGCAACGGGCTGGTCAACATGCCGCCGCTTTCCCGCGTGGAAGTGTCGGACGAGGAGTTGGACAGGATCGCGGCCAGGTTGGCGCGAAACGGGCGGAAATGATGTGGATCGACCGACGCAGATTGTTGCAGGGGCTCGCCGTGCTGCCGGTGCTCGGCGCGCCGGCGGCGGCTCTGCTCCAACCGCGACTTCGAGACGGTGCCGCGCCGCGGTTCATTGCCGATGCGCGGATGCCGGGCGCCCGGGCGCTGGCGGCAACGGCGGGGGGGCAGGGGCTCCCCTTCGCCGATCCGCAGGGCGAGATCGTGACCTATTTTCTGGGCGAAGGGGCGGCGTGGCTGCGGACGCCCGGGCCGATCGTCGGCCTCACCAGCTATACCGACATGATGCTCATGCGCGATCTGGCGCGACAGGCGGGCAGGCCGCTGTATCACGCGGTGATCGATGACAAGGCCGGGGCTTCGGGGGGTGGGCTGGCGCCGGCTCAGGCCAGGCTGTTGGCGACATTGCGTGACGCCCCCGCCGCGCGCGGGCAGCCGCGCGCCTTCGTCTGGCTTGTCTGAGGCTTGCGATTTTCCAGGGGAGGGTAGAACAGGATGGAAGCCGGGCGTTTTGATTTCATCATCGTGGGCGCGGGATCGGCGGGCGCGGCGCTTGCCAACCGGCTATCGGCTGATCCGGCCAACCGGGTCTTGCTTCTCGAGGCCGGCGGTGAAGCGAAGCATCCCTATGTGCAAATGCCGCTCGGCTTCCTTCAGGCGCTCCGTAACCCCGACCTGACCTGGCAGTTCGCGTCCGAGCCGGAAGCGGCGGTGGACGGAAAGGTCTTTCCCCTGCCGCGAGGGCGCCTGCTGGGCGGCTCCTCGTCGATCAACGGCATGGTGCATTTCCGCGGGCATCCCGCCGATTTCGACGATTGGGCCCGGCTGGGCTGCGAGGGGTGGGGCTATGAAGATGTGCTCCCTTACTTCAAGCGCTCGGAGGATCACTGGAGCGGCGGCAACGCGTGGCGCGGCAAGGGCGGCCCGATCAGCGTTGCGCCGGTCGATACCACCCGACTGATGGCGCAGGAGATCCGCGCCGCGGCGGCGCAGTGCGGCATTGGCTACAATCCCGATTATGACGGCGCGGACCACGAAGGCTGCGCCGACGTGCAGATCGCGATCCGGGATGGGCGGCGCTGCGGATCGGCGCGGGCCTATCTGGACGACATCCGGGGCAAGCGCGCCAATCTGTCCATCGCCACGCGCGCGCATGCGCGGCGCATCCTGTTCGAGGGGCGGCGGGCCATCGGTGTGGAATATGAAGCGGGCGGCGAGATCCAGATCGCGCACGCGGGCCGCGAAGTGGTCCTGAGCGCGGGAACCTATGGCTCGCCGCATCTGCTGATGCTCTCCGGCATCGGCGATGGCGCGGACCTTCGGGCGCATGGCATTGATGTCGTGCTGTCGCTGCCCGGCGTCGGGCGCAATCTCCAGGAGCATGTCCGCCTCGCGCATCAGTATGATGCAACGCCGCCCTACAGTTTCGCGAAGGAACTGCGCTTTGACCGCGCTGCCATGTCCTTCCTGCGCTGGTATCTTTTCGGGACGGGCACCTTCGCCAATCAGATCGCCTCGGCTTGCATTCTCGCCCGCTCGCAAAAGGGGCTGGACCGGCCGGATCTGCAGATCATGGTCAGCCCGGTGCGGGTGGACGCGAATATCTGGTTTCCCGGATTCAAGGCACCCAAGAAGGACTGCTTTTACAACGGCATTTGCTTGCTGCGGCCGCAAAGCCGCGGGCAGGTGAGCTTGCGCGATGCCAGCCCTCACAGCAAGCCGCGCATCGAGCTCAATCTCCTGCAGCATCCCGACGACTGGGCAACGCTCAAGAAGGGCCTGGCGCTATCCCGCCGCATCTACGCGCAGGGCCCGATATCCCGCTATATTGATCGCGAGACGCTGCCGGGGCCGGACGTGCAGACGGAGACGCAGCTTGACGCGATGAAAGCGGAGCTGACCGGCGTGGTCCATCATCCGGTCGGCACCTGCGCGATGGGGCGCGGGCCGGACGCGGTGGTCGATCCCCGATTGCGCGTTCGCGGCATTGAGGGGCTGCGTGTCGCCGACGCCTCCATCATGCCGCTGCTTGTGGGCGCCAATACCAATGCCGCCGCCGTGATGATCGGTGAGAAGGCGGCCGATCTCATTCTTCATAAAACCGCCTGAGGACCCATCCATGGCCGACGCCGAAGCGCCCCGCGACATCCTGTTCGATCGTGCCCGCGCGCGCATTGCCGGACTGAACCGGCATTTCATCGCCGGGCACTGGCAGGCGCAGCAGGACGGCACACGCATCCCTGTCCTCAATCCCGCCGACGAGCGGCAGATCGGCGAGATCGCCGCCGGAACCGCGCATGAAGTGGATGCCGCGGTGAGCGCCGCGCGCGCGGCCTTCGATCATCCCGGCTGGCGTGCCATGTCCGCCGCCCGGCGCGAGCAGTTGCTCCTCCATCTGGCCGATCTCGTCGAGCGGCAGGCGGACGAGATCGCTGCCATGGAGACGCTCGACAATGGCATGCCCTTTGCGCACGCGCGCGGCGCGGTGGCGGGCGCCGTAAGCGCCATCCGCTACAACGCCGGCTGGGTGCGGCGGCTCGGTGGGGAGACCGTGCCCGTCTCCGTTCCGGGCGACTGGCATGGCTATACGACGCGCGATCCGCTGGGCGTCGCCGCGCTCATCGTGCCCTGGAATGCGCCGTTCGCGATCACCTGTTCGAAAGTGTCTGCCGCGCTGGCGGCCGGCTGCACCGTCGTCCTCAAGCCTGCCGAACTGGCGCCCATGACCGGACTGCGGCTTGCC
Proteins encoded:
- a CDS encoding carotenoid oxygenase family protein — its product is MTTFPDVPAFTGFNTPSRVEANVEDLNVHGQIPAEMDGAFYRVQPEHQFPPKLGNDIAFNGDGMISMFRFRNGKVNFTQRWAKTDKWKLENEAGRALFGAYRNPLTDDETVKGKIRGTANTNAYIHGGRLYALKEDSPPLVMDAVTLETQGYIDFHGKMKGETFSAHPKTDPATGNLCSFGYASKGVLTRDMTYYEISPDGELLYDVWFETPYYCMMHDFAITPDYALFSVMPMTSSWERLAAGKPHFGFDTSLPTYLAVMPRKPGTTADDIRWFKGGNCFTAHVMNAFQEGSKIHLDLPVAANNMMPFFPDINDAPFDPVAGATYLTRWTVDMNQNDEDYKFVRLSEMIGEFPKIDDRFTGQKNRYGWMVVIDPSQPVEMKGGSAGGWVMNTLGFVDLETGADQKWWCGPVSSIQEPCFVPRSPDAPEGDGWMVMVCNRLEERGSDLLIFEATNIAGGPIATINIPVRLRFGLHGNWADADRIRPLERAA
- a CDS encoding TetR/AcrR family transcriptional regulator, which encodes MSDRTPRRATSGKVVAEGSADQSSKARFLLAADEQFIRYGYDRCTIRAIAAQAGTSLASLSRNWTSKRHLFEEVFQRHFDPIHKAQHENFDRIEQLGKPGVRDIVQAFFESAISRSGSEGEARRSHMVYCCALTDPSEEARSITRPLVTPVRGRLIALLRRAMPDIDEERFFLMMTIVLGTYLYPQAHGGRLAAIMDFDISKMDWSRASDTLADLVSGGLER
- a CDS encoding flavin reductase — encoded protein: MNAPPQQSEAARIDETLAANFRNAMRRLASGVALVTTADAGGARYGIAMTALMSLSMEPPSLLLAINRNASLCEPLLARGLFGVSILARAHQAPCHAFVTAPAAERFGHGDWTTHASGIPLLESALAGLVCRVDKAEPFGSHMVIRGLVDYVALDPSSDALIYLDGHYGGMTADE
- a CDS encoding 4-hydroxyphenylacetate 3-hydroxylase N-terminal domain-containing protein gives rise to the protein MAVRNGKQYKASLDDGRVVWLGEGKVDVATDPGLAGSIDGMAGYFDWQLDYADECLVDDPEKPGEKMNVSLMLPKSKEDLMIRHRGLERLARYSNGMLGRTPDYVNVVLSGHTARADIWAQGKPEGYERLRNFHREVIEGDLSMTHTIVHANIDKGAPPLAGMNSDLTLRIVGRNENGVIVRGGKVLATLGPLADEIYVYSSAPIPTGAEDYALIFSIPVNTKGVIQICRDHYGVNASVADAPFSSRFDEQDAFVIFDDVEVPYERLFCEGDLNVYNILNQGVSPGNTLQQTAIRAMVKLEFAYDLCSSIAKVTNSLNAPDVAVQLGEIHAYLSLTRSAIIAAEERAHDWGAGAFFPHRDLSVLRCVMPGWMTRVNQIIRAIGSHNLLCTPSLALFENPEIGDMLRKYLPGSNGIAAEDRARIMRMAWDFAGSALGSRVELYEMFYLTSQSRARIGDHMTAQRDGEWGQVREFMQKSGILPG
- a CDS encoding FAD-binding oxidoreductase produces the protein MPNIDQTRAPQHLPTSTVEALKRLLGSDAVLDEGAGLAEFHDPFEGPGARDHQPSVVVQPSSVEEVQAVLRVAGEQRFHIWTSSMGRNYGYGGSAPVVNGAVVLNFRRMNRILEIDARQGHVLIEPGVSFRQLYDALRADDVPLMMSVPDLGWGSIIGNALDHGYGYGVWGDHAGALCGLEVVLPGGDLLRTGQGAIPGSPLWSSHRRGFGPSLDELFKQSNFGVVTKAGLWLMPRPEQFVIGTIQCMKTTDIVPLIETLRSLLQAGVLQGIPMIVGTPGDDEAVETGQAPFTLANIKTVLRPGRWNVRLGLYGHAGMIAARRALLEHAIAAIPGAEPELRTYPGTAGPDEVEPRDYISAGIPNQLLLERLRGVFGQSFGHMDFSPVLPCTGEAALRLDRAVREVSARYGLIGPVGMLLNQRSMVAACMLMFDAGNPARVAAARTAMAELYGQAAEWGCAPYRAHVALADQALGIFGYNDHALARTYGRIKDALDPAGLLSPGNHGIWPGRPAS